In the genome of Neovison vison isolate M4711 chromosome 3, ASM_NN_V1, whole genome shotgun sequence, one region contains:
- the LOC122901826 gene encoding ATP synthase subunit epsilon, mitochondrial-like yields the protein MVAYWRQAGLSYIRYSQICAKAVRDALKAKFKANAEKTSGSTVKIVKLKKE from the coding sequence ATGGTGGCCTACTGGCGACAGGCTGGACTCAGCTACATCCGGTACTCCCAGATCTGTGCAAAAGCAGTGAGAGACGCACTGAAGGCCAAGTTCAAAGCAAATGCTGAGAAGACTTCTGGCAGCACCGTAAAAATTGTGAAACTGAAAAAAGAGTAA